CAGAGCTAAGCTAAATAAATATTAACTGAATGTTTGTGATATTTGTAGTACATTATTCATGCATGGAACTGTTCTGCAACTGTGATATAGCTGTAGTAAGGTATGGTATTGGTGAAACCTGATGTAGCCCTGGAGAGATTTTCAAAGAATGCTTCTCAGTAGTTCTGCTGGTTGTGAACAGGGctttttgaactttttgctGGAGTAGTTGCTCCTTGACCTTTGAGGTAACATTCAGTTGCTATTGTTAGTAACAGGCTAGTCATCGGATGCACATTCTTCACACTTCCACTCTTGTAATTTGTGTTTTGGAAAGGTGAAGCATGCACGTCATCCTCCAAACTCTCTAAATGAGCCTAGCTGTTGCTACAGCTCCATGCACACCCCCTCAACAATGCATTATGTCATACCTATCCACCAGAAAGACTGTTGTAGGAACAGAGGAACTGACTATCAATTTCTATACAGTTTTAAGCTGTGAGATAAGTCGTCTTGGCTACGGTGGAAGTGGTGGGTCGCTCTGACATCTAGAAACACAGACGCTGCTTTGTGGTCATGAATGTTTCCCCTCTATGAGCTCAGAGATACGTCCTGGGCCGGTCGAACAAGAGGGGATTGTGCAGAAGGATGCTGAGGCAGGACCTAGCGCTCACTGGCCATTGTTGATTGTGCAGATGCAAGGATAATGTTTGCCAGACTTTCAGGTCAAAATAGTTTGAGTCATGCTGTTTGCAGTGAGGTGGAAGAATAATCATTTGGTATTTGATATGTCTATTTTTGAGCAGTATGCCTGTAGATTCTTTTACAGATGTTTCACCCATCATACAAGAAGctatttcaatatttatttactGATGGGGGTGTGTCTGATGTGTACTTTGATCCATACAGAAGAACGGCTTGATGCATGGTTATATTGGCTGGTCAGATTGTCGGTCAGTCTATCAATGTGATccagacaaaaatatttaatatctcaaaaactattggataaatatttgttcattcacagcctccagaggatgaatactAATGTCTTTGGTGGTTTTTAAGAAGCACAAGATtcctttttattcttctttcttttgCAGACAATATACCACTTTATATGCCATTAAAAATAAGAGTAAAGACTTTGCAGGACTGCTAAGGATAATAAATACTGGATGGAGTGAATCCAGATGTTGGTCAGTCCACCTTTTTAATACAGACAGGAATATCTCAAAAACTGTAGGATGAGTTTCTGTACACCCATTTACGGGCCCCAGAGGATAAGTCCAAATGTATATGGTGTTAGGTTTTGCAAGTGAGGAAATGAGAACAATAATGGCAAATGCAGttaaaacaatgatttatttacaataaattcAAACAGAACTACAAATCTCAGCTATCGAACCCCAGAAATTAAAACTCAGGACCTAAGGGAACTAAATTGGGGAAAACTATGCTGCCTCTAGAGGCAGACAAAActaaaatatgcacaaacccaCTGCAGGTAACACCTGGGAAGGAATGCAAGATGGGAAAACCAACTAATAACAATAACTGAACTAAAGTGCGCTCCAAAGATAGTTACACTAAGTTAACTAGAGAAACTTCTCAAAAGGCTACTACAACACGGGAAATACTCTAAGAACCCAAAGATCTACAGTACCTCAAGGTAACTGGTTAGGAATAGAAAGAGTCATGACACTATGACAACTACAAGAACAAAAGCTACTAATTCTAATTCTCTGAGACTAAAGAAAAGTGCTGACTAAAAAGTGGACAGAagttgtcaaaaaacaaaagcttaaACTCTGGGCTATAATACGCTGTAGGCTGCGAACACAAAAACCTGACCTGTGACTGTTCAGACTGAGGTGCTGCTACTGGGGAAACTGGGAGCTGAAGGCGTGGGTGTCCAGGGGGCTGAAAGACGGAGGCTGCGATGACAAGGAAAGGCAAAAGGGTTTGGGTTATGTGGAGATGAACCAGGCAACGAGTCCAGAGGGGAGTGGATCTGGGCCAAAAATGAATCTGAGGAGCCAGACTGAAGAGTAGCAGGAGGCGTCCAAAcggagaaaaagcagaaaacagggTTACCGAGGTTTGGTCAGGAATTAAGGCTGTAGAAATTTAATAGTGAACTAACAGTGGGAGTTCACGATCCAGCATCTGAAAAGCGAATGGAGTCTGGTTATATTGTGTGGTGAGGTGGGCTGATTGATACTGGTGCACCTGCTCCTTCTTCAAATGTATTAATCTACTTATTAAAACCAGCTTTCTTCACTTCAGACTTTTACCCAGCATGAATTCGTTTTTCTCTCTTGAGACAAATTATTTGTGGCTCATTGCGTAATACATGTGGCTGCTTGTCTTctaacaacacaaaaagcatCATCGTATAACACCTGTGCTCTGTAACTCCTCACACTGCATACTTGTCCAGTCCAGCACTGATTAAATGATTtaatagtttgtttttaatgttttaaatgggTTTGTGCCACCTTTTTTAGCAAAACTCGTATCATCACACCCCTGTTAAAACACCAAGACCGAGCAACCAGATACATTTGGATGTTGTAAGGTCTAGACTGAAAAATGAATGTGATCAAACCTTTGCAGTGGCTCTTTATATTCTAATTAACCGTTTATCTTTTCATGTAAGAGCTACTTAGATTTCACAAATTGCTGAAGTCGCCCTTTTTCTCAGTTCAATTCATGTTGACACTCCGACTTCATCTCTTCTTCTGTTGTAGTatttcagtgttattttactgttttattctttttttagttAGATTAGTTTTCTAatcattgtgttttattatgttttatggCCTGCTAGTGTAGTTGTGTAGCACTTTGGTTCAAATCTTGTTGTCTGTAAATTAATTTGACTTTGCTTATGTTTCTCTTCTGGACAAATTGTCTCAACAATTGTTGTctcaattaaaaatcagcacATTATTATAGTCACTGTGGGTATGCAACGCACCTGAAGAAAGCCCTTGTTCCTAATCTCACAGAAGTATTAGCATGGCTGTAGACTCTCAGTCTTGGTTACACTGCAGTAGGTGGATAGCTGACAGAGTGAGATATAAAAATCCAAACCTGAAATCAAGACAATGTGcttattttctgttcattttaaggTCTGACCTGAGTTTATTTGAAAGAATAGCTGTGGTGAAAACCTGTCGATAAAACCATTTGTCAGCATTCCCTGCGTAGAGGCTGTAAAGCTGACAACAACCGCTGGCAGCCACCATCTGGAAACTTTGCTTACAGAGCACGTTCAAGCTCCTTTTAGGCGTGATGGGCCTCGATCAAGGGCACTGTGGTGGTAACAAGAGATAATTTCATGCATTTACTTCCGCTGGCCATGTTTTCTTAACAGCTGACGTCTGCTCTGACCTCAGAACTTCCTCCTCGttagaaaaaaacactgaaatgtttgTCTCTTCTCTCTCTAGTGTGACAGAGACAGTGACTGTGAGCAGCTCTTATGGAGGCGGCGGAGACGACGAAGAACAGGCGCTGCTGGACCGGATGGCCAAACGGGAGGAGAGACGGCAGAGACGCATGAAGGAGGCACTGGAGAGACAGGGGCAGCTGGACAACACCGAGGCCACCGACAGCGTCGCCACGGAGAGAAACAACGCAGAAGAGGAGAGACCCTCCTCCTGGCGCAGGGGTCGTTACCGTGACAATGACGACGAGGAGGAGAAGCCAGCGACCTACAGTTCAAGGAGGGATCAGAAGGAGCGAGAGGAGccaagagaggaagaggaggctgcTCCCGAAGCCGTAGAAGTGGAGGAGCAGAAAGTTGAAGTGGACGAGGACAAGCCGAGAAGGTCTTACTTGAGAGAACAGGTCAGTCAcctgtttgttattttttcatttatttttgccgATTATTTAACTCCAGTAACTGACAGCACCTGCAAATCTGATGCTTGTTTCTGTAGGCGTCAACCGAAGAGcctaaaatgcaaaacaaggTACAGTGATCGATTTGTTGGCTTTTTGCAATGCACTTCCCTGagattgttctttttaaaaaactgctatAATCCTTTTTCATAGGCTCTCGCTGAAGAAGAGACACTTTCTGTAGTCAGTGAGAGTTCAAATCAGGCCAAGTCAGCAAATTCAGAGGCTGAGGAGGATGCGGTAGCGTCAGGGGAGGCGGAAGAGGTACCTGAGGATGATAATGTAGATAGTTCACCAGAGAACAAGCCTATATTACTAAGAAATGACAGTGAAGAGGACTTTGAGGTATCTGAGATACTGCAGTCAAAGGATAATGAGGTATCATACATGCGGTAAGAATTTCAGTAGAGGTGTGATGCACAGCACAGAAACTCTCTCCGGGTAACTTCAGTGTCTTTGAGAGGACACTTCAACAGACCAGACATCTTTCAAGATTAAATTGTTAAAAACACTCTCTTTATGAGCCGATTGTGTtgactttgtgatttttgtcaAAGCCAGATGCTGAAATTACCCGGACACCTCGTGTTGTTGAGTGTGGTTTGCACCTTTTGCAAACTGGTAGTAACTGAGCGTGCTCTTTACGAGGTGTGGTTGCAGCCATGCGaccagtttattattttttaatgaggTTAATGGTATGCTCCACAGAGTGGTCACAGTGTGTTTTCTGCATGTCTTCCACCTCAGCTGAGAGAGCGACAACACGTCACATTACACTGAGTCCACTCCAGTAATTAAATACCTGAGCCATCATTTTGTGTACTTCCAGTCAAAGTTTTTAGACCATACTAAGCATTTTATCTGTTATATcaacactgaacaaaaatatgaacgCAGCATTGAGTTAAGTCACACCCGAGTCAAGTGTTGTTTAAAAGAACAATGGTCAGATGGTGTTAGCAATACAGAGACTCTTTTGACCAGTGGCAATAAAAGTCCATCCTACAGTACAGCTTTCTTCAAATGACACGATGCCACAGATGAAAAGACAAAGATGGGCTTTTGGCTATTTGATGCCGGCGTGTCAGTTAGAGCAGTAGCCAGCCACTTTGGTGTCCTAAACTTCATCATTTGTGGTCTAAGGAAGAGTTTCAGACAACATGACTTGACAGAAAATCGTGCCACCGCTGGAGCCCAgaagtgtcacattttgattgTCCATTGTCCGActccagccacttctgatgaaGTTTTTCATCTGCATAACCAGAGAGTGTCTGCTCCTTATGAGAGGAAATGCCTAATGGAAACTGGTTGATGCCCACACAGAGGCTGTGATCTGACCTCAGAACTGTTCTGTAGTGGATTCCACAGGGCAACAACTCTTGTTTGTTGGACACTTGATGGTCCATTTCATTAATGAGTCTGGTTTTCAATTGTATAGACcagataaaaatatttattcatgtatacagttttttaaaaatgtcttaagGTGAGAACACTCACTCAGCTGACCTAATTTTGTTGGACATAGCATTTAGTGCAGGGAAACACTACATAGAtattgcatatatatatatatatatatatatatatatatatatatatgcatgtatgtatgtaatatACACTGCCCTTCTGCTAGTATAGAAAATGTCCTGACTTTGGCCTATCCAGACATGTCAGCCATCAAACATCTGTGGATACTATGAATGGACGTGTCTGACAATCCAACCCAGTTCCCTAAAATGTCCATCAACTTCACCAAGCCCTTTAGGACGACTGAAACAACTCAACCAGCATCAATAATCTCAATAACTACAAACACCTCAGACATGTTGACTCATTGCTGTTTACTAGAAGATGACCCAACTCTCCATCTGACCTTAATCGTTTGAAATTTAGCTTGTTCTTGGTTGTTTCATGACGTCCATTCTGTTGTCGGGATATGATGTGCTTGACACAACAAATATTTATTCCTACTATGTTCAAATCACTGgatataatttaataaaatattacatgctGCCTTTATATTTGTGTTCAGTATATTACCATAAAATAAGAATAGGTAAAAAGTAAATTGAGAATTGCTGCTGGAAAAGCAAAACATCATCAGCAGCCAACTTGGGTTAATCAATCCACGTTTATCAGCAGTAGTTCATTGTGGTCTTAGTGAAAACAAGCATCTGCATTCTGATTTAACAGCTCAAGTGAACATTTCGTTCTTCGATTTCTTGTGTAATGAGTCACTTCCTCAAACTGATGAACCAAACTTTCAAGTTTCTCGTCAGTATTTTAACCAGAGCTTTTCTTAGGCTGAAGAATGATAATATATGTTCTTCAAAACTGGACTGGCTGTGCACATATTGGACTTTGGCATGTAATATTTAAAAGCTAGAAAACTTGAATTATGTTTTCGATGATGAAGAGGTGGAAACTACACAGCTGGAGACACTCCCAATGTGATCACACGTTGGATAATCCTCAGTCAGCAGTAATTCTGGAGTGGATGCAGCCAGATGTGACgttctgtgttattttatttgggGTGTGCTCTCTTTTCTCTCATGCGACATCGCGCCATGTCACATGATCGATCTCGCCTCCTTCCGGCCTTCCTCACCCGTGACATCCGTATTCACTGCGTTTGTTTGGCTGCAGGTGACTGAGAGGGGCGGAACCAGGGAGGACGAGAGGAAGCACAACGGAGGGTTGCACGAGGAGGCGACTCCCAAACAGCACCGGAAACCTGAGAGGACCCTCAGGTAGGCAAGAACAACACACAGCGAGTCACCGTCTGGTTCTCAGTCACTCTGGGGATAGCCGGGTCTTATAAATTATTCAAGAAATTTGGCATTCATCAGATTCATGCCCCAGTTTAGCACCAGTTAAAAATAGGTGTCTGGAAATTCTAAATAATTGCAGGTGAATGTGATCAGTCTGTGCAGCATGTTGTGCTAAATATTGCTAGTTTGACCTTTTGAATCCCCGTGTTAAACGCTGTTTTTCTAAATTACCtgaattacatcatttatcagggCCAGAAACTGCATCAACAGGATAAAGTGTTGGATTTCCAACTTTCCTTGAGCAGTCTTTGACTTAATCACATCTGACTTTTGCTCTGTGACCAAATCTACGCCATATGCCTGGATATatcattaaaatcacttcattctacatgtctcatttgaaAATGTACCAAAATTAAACCATGTATACataccagattctgtaaaatgcAAAGATTCTCTGCTTTACCGTGCAACCGTGAAGCCTTTAGTGAGTTAGCTGTGACGTGACCAATTattacatgacaaaaattcatggactttttcagctgaactgggctgaactgcaggcagtgtttacacagaaacaaTGGAAACAAAATTCAAATGTTagaaattttatgttttttttctttgtttcattatttaTGCCGTCATATCTTCGTCATACTGCACAGTagatatttttgagttctctctacttctagtcatggttgttctgtttccatagagatacAGCACGTAAATGGctagaaactgcttggagttcagagggtttagccaatactttttcttttttatatcaAGTTTTCACACCTGGTTGACTGCCGTGACTGATTCTTAAGCAAAAGACATTCATTTTGAAGCTAATTTGAGGACAATCAATGACAGAGAATCCAATTCCACCCAATAATTGACAGTCCAATACTACAGCAGAGAACCAGTAGTACTACTATATGAAGCCACTGTATCGGTGCTCTCTACTCTTAACCACTTGTTGAAAAGTTCTGCAGTAACTTAATATTCTTTGGTCAAAAGGTCGGCTGAAAAGATCAGACTACCTAACAATCAAAGATCATTGGGATTTGGTTGGGGCAGAAGACATACATTccaataaaatgtatttctatATGTAAAGCTATGGAGGAGAAATGTTGATTTTACCCTTAGTGCTGAACAGGGGCAGTTCTATCAGACAGGAACTTATCGATGTTACAGTAACATTTATTGTTTGTCGCTCAAGCTGCCATAAAAGCATGGAAGTATTGCCCGAGGCCTCTTGCAAAATAATTGAAAAGCACATCTGAATCTGATTTACAAGCaaacaagttgtttttcttCGGCATTCAGCTCAGCAGTGGTGTGTTTTTTTCGTCATGGGTCACCTACCGTAAGTCCTAAGGgtgaaacactggtgtgaaaTTTGAAACGAGCTGTAACTTTATCTCTGCAGAGGTGATTGTCGGCTTTTTGTATgcgtgttttggtgtgtttatgTGCGTCCGCTTGTCCATGAAAGAGATAAATCCGTCGAGTGTGCGTTTAAATATTCAGTCTGGATCAAATGTCAAGCTTTACCCTGGACTTCCACCAGCTTTGCCTCCTGACCCGTGTTTTCGTGTTGCAGTCGTGGTAGCGTTCGTTCCCCTGAGGTGTCCGCGGGCGACGAGCAGGACGACGCCGCCCGCCTAGAGGCAGAACGCaagctggaggagctgaagcGTCGCCGCGACGACGCTGAGAGCGAGGAGTTCGAGAAGATGAGGCAGAAGCAGCAGGAGGCCGAGGTcgagctggaggagctgaagaggaagagggaggagaggaggaaggtgctggaggaggaggagcggcagaagaagcaggaggaggCGGAAAAGAAAGCCAGAGAGGAGGTAGGATTCGGTTTTTTTAGGTTTCACTTTATGGATGCTGTTTGATCAGTTCTACTGTGTCTGggtttcttgtttctttctcatCCAATTTTTAACACTAAACTTCAGTGCTGGTACAAAGTCTAATGATACTGATGCAGTACAACACGACAAATCCATGTGgcctgaaaatatttttcagtttccaATAAGCTCATACAGCATTTGCTATTGTTAAATCTTTGAAATTTAAGACATCAGTCCTCCTGCAACATGAAACACTGTACTGTTAAGTTTGGATTTCCATTCATggtatttctttttcttattataATCCAACCGAGCGTTTCCCTTTTTGATTGTAACGCTTAGATCTCAGGCCAAGTGGTCCATGAGAGGCCGCAGTACAGCCATAAAGCTGTTGTCATTTCCCTGCAACTTGGATCTCAGCCGCTCctctttaaaaacaataaagattTCCCTAAATCAGTGATTTACAGTATGAAACCAGTTGTTTAAAGCTTGGATCCTCTTGAGTCTGTTTCTCTGCACACTCACCGTTAtgtttgctgttattgttgTCATGGAAAAGACAGGTTCTACTCAGCATTGGCAAATAGCTGAACTGGCAATTCTCACATGAATGAGTCGTCCTGGCAACTCACACGGAGTAACGCATGGAATAGTCAAATCTCAGAAGGGATTGTCAGCagaaaacaatggctaaccagAAGGGAACTGATTTTTAGtgcccacacacacagatagcATGCCAACCAAATTACCAAGGCAGATAGTATTCAATAAGAATGAAAAAGCCCTTAGAGAACATTAATGACATTAAATAATTTGCAAGTTTTAGAATATGTCCATTTCTTCCCAACACTgttgtaaaatatataaatgtgttGCACATGTTGGTTTAATTGTGAAGACTGTGCTgcatttggaacatttttttcttctcttctgcaGTACTTTTGACAAAGTTTTAGGTTATTATCTTGTTGTACAGTTAGCTGAATCTTTGGTAACTCTTTAGTTCCAGGTCAGTTTCACTGGACTTGAACTGCTTACATTTCAACATAACTACAAAGTGGAGCATCTTTTAAACCTTTTGACGAGGAGTGCATATATACCAATTTCTAGTCATtagaaaaatattgtttgacATTAAAGGTCCTATATTGCACCCTTTTTTCAGCAAATTGATTATAGTCTAACATGTCCCCAGAATGTCTCTTTCAA
This is a stretch of genomic DNA from Acanthochromis polyacanthus isolate Apoly-LR-REF ecotype Palm Island chromosome 1, KAUST_Apoly_ChrSc, whole genome shotgun sequence. It encodes these proteins:
- the cald1a gene encoding caldesmon 1a isoform X2, whose translation is MEEMDFERRRELRRQKREEMRLEAERMARNDDDEEEAARERRRRARQERLRSRESEEPSSQPESLVMTNSHSVTETVTVSSSYGGGGDDEEQALLDRMAKREERRQRRMKEALERQGQLDNTEATDSVATERNNAEEERPSSWRRGRYRDNDDEEEKPATYSSRRDQKEREEPREEEEAAPEAVEVEEQKVEVDEDKPRRSYLREQASTEEPKMQNKALAEEETLSVVSESSNQAKSANSEAEEDAVASGEAEEVTERGGTREDERKHNGGLHEEATPKQHRKPERTLSRGSVRSPEVSAGDEQDDAARLEAERKLEELKRRRDDAESEEFEKMRQKQQEAEVELEELKRKREERRKVLEEEERQKKQEEAEKKAREEEEKRKMKEEIERRRAEAAEKRQKVEDTMDGEDKPFKCVSPRGSSLKIGERAEFLNKSAQKSTVKTSHSPVVSKIDNRLEQYTSAAQRENKESRSPRSGAVDLPMVTDSIRNIKSMWEKGDVFSSPGSGGSPFKEAAVMKTGVAGRINDWLNKTPESGKTAGGRPADLKPVDVTNKRSLWENKGASPTKVAGRGETKSVANGMGH
- the cald1a gene encoding caldesmon 1a isoform X1 — encoded protein: MEEMDFERRRELRRQKREEMRLEAERMARNDDDEEEAARERRRRARQERLRSRESEEPSSQPESLVMTNSHSVTETVTVSSSYGGGGDDEEQALLDRMAKREERRQRRMKEALERQGQLDNTEATDSVATERNNAEEERPSSWRRGRYRDNDDEEEKPATYSSRRDQKEREEPREEEEAAPEAVEVEEQKVEVDEDKPRRSYLREQASTEEPKMQNKALAEEETLSVVSESSNQAKSANSEAEEDAVASGEAEEVTERGGTREDERKHNGGLHEEATPKQHRKPERTLSRGSVRSPEVSAGDEQDDAARLEAERKLEELKRRRDDAESEEFEKMRQKQQEAEVELEELKRKREERRKVLEEEERQKKQEEAEKKAREEEEKRKMKEEIERRRAEAAEKRQKVEDTMDGEDKPFKCVSPRGSSLKIGERAEFLNKSAQKSTVKTSHSPVVSKIDNRLEQYTSAAQQRENKESRSPRSGAVDLPMVTDSIRNIKSMWEKGDVFSSPGSGGSPFKEAAVMKTGVAGRINDWLNKTPESGKTAGGRPADLKPVDVTNKRSLWENKGASPTKVAGRGETKSVANGMGH